From the genome of Geobacter sp. SVR, one region includes:
- the selB gene encoding selenocysteine-specific translation elongation factor, with amino-acid sequence MKHLILGTAGHIDHGKTSLVKALTGTDTDRLKEEKARGITIELGFAHLQLPGGVRFGIVDVPGHEKFVRTMVAGVGGMDLVMLVIAADEGIMPQTREHLDILRLLGVKSGLVALTKRDMVDNDWLELVTEEVREFVAGTFLEQAPICAVSSKTGEGLDWLREELERLAGEVAEKRREGHFRLPVDRVFTMPGFGTVVTGTLLAGEITVGDELELLPGERQGRVRGIQAHGTSTDKGLAGQRLAVNLQGIDLSEAHRGDVVVPRETFRATRAVDVRLDYLSSAPRPLKHRSTVRLHSATYEVPAQVILLDRDALQPGESAYAQLRLKEPALLLSGDSYILRAFSPQVTVGGGITLDPFPPHRRRRSADALALLEALDTAEHQRTLGLIIGQSLLSGIGHDELLLRAGISRKVAEAALSALLGSGEAIQVIREPRIFLAREAFDTLKKGLLEEVAAFLSANPLKAGMGKEELKTRLPRRSDPRFFTPLLAALERDGTVVSDREIVKPAGRTIGAAIATDGLAARIAAFLQEKGIEPPTIKEIMERFRCDEKSVRDNLALLTRNNDAVRISGDLFYATAALDGLREKLVALLKDKGEITPPEYRDVTGLSRKFLIPLLEHFDGEKVTIRVGDKRMLRKR; translated from the coding sequence GTGAAACACCTGATCCTCGGCACGGCCGGACATATCGACCACGGCAAGACCTCTCTGGTCAAAGCCCTGACCGGCACCGACACCGACCGTCTCAAGGAGGAGAAGGCGCGCGGCATAACCATCGAGCTGGGGTTTGCCCATTTGCAGCTGCCGGGGGGTGTCCGTTTCGGGATCGTGGACGTGCCGGGGCACGAAAAGTTCGTGCGCACCATGGTAGCCGGCGTGGGTGGCATGGACCTGGTCATGCTGGTGATCGCGGCTGACGAGGGCATCATGCCCCAGACCCGCGAACATCTCGATATCCTGCGGCTCCTGGGGGTCAAAAGCGGATTGGTGGCATTGACCAAGCGCGACATGGTCGACAACGACTGGCTGGAACTGGTGACCGAAGAGGTGCGCGAATTCGTGGCCGGAACCTTTCTGGAGCAGGCCCCCATCTGCGCGGTCTCTTCGAAGACCGGCGAAGGACTGGACTGGCTCAGGGAAGAACTGGAGCGCCTGGCCGGCGAGGTGGCCGAAAAGCGCCGCGAAGGGCACTTCCGCCTGCCGGTCGACCGGGTCTTCACCATGCCCGGTTTCGGCACGGTCGTGACCGGTACGCTGCTGGCCGGCGAGATAACAGTGGGAGATGAACTGGAATTGCTGCCCGGGGAACGCCAGGGCAGAGTGCGCGGCATCCAGGCTCATGGCACCAGTACCGACAAGGGGCTGGCCGGCCAGCGCCTGGCCGTCAATCTGCAGGGCATCGACCTGTCCGAGGCCCACCGCGGCGATGTGGTGGTGCCCCGGGAGACCTTCCGGGCCACCCGGGCGGTGGATGTGCGCCTGGACTACCTTTCCTCGGCTCCGCGGCCGCTGAAGCACCGTTCCACGGTACGTCTGCACTCGGCCACCTACGAGGTGCCGGCCCAGGTGATCCTGCTGGACCGCGACGCCCTGCAGCCGGGAGAGAGCGCCTACGCCCAGCTGCGCCTGAAGGAACCCGCGCTGCTGCTCTCCGGCGACAGTTACATTCTGCGGGCCTTTTCGCCCCAGGTAACCGTTGGGGGGGGCATTACCCTCGATCCGTTCCCTCCGCACCGCCGCAGGCGGAGCGCCGATGCGCTGGCCCTGCTCGAAGCGCTGGATACTGCAGAACACCAGCGCACCCTCGGGCTGATCATCGGCCAGAGCCTGTTGTCCGGCATCGGCCACGACGAGCTGCTGCTGCGTGCCGGTATTTCCCGCAAGGTGGCCGAAGCGGCCCTGTCGGCGCTGCTCGGCTCGGGCGAGGCCATCCAGGTGATACGCGAACCGCGGATTTTTCTGGCACGAGAGGCGTTCGACACTCTGAAAAAAGGCCTGCTGGAGGAAGTGGCGGCATTCCTGTCCGCAAATCCGCTCAAGGCAGGCATGGGCAAGGAGGAGCTCAAGACCCGTCTGCCCAGACGGAGCGACCCGCGTTTCTTCACGCCGCTGCTGGCTGCCCTGGAGCGGGATGGGACGGTGGTGTCCGACCGGGAGATCGTCAAACCGGCCGGCCGGACCATTGGTGCCGCCATTGCGACCGACGGCCTGGCCGCCAGAATCGCTGCCTTTCTGCAGGAAAAAGGGATCGAGCCCCCCACCATCAAGGAGATCATGGAGCGCTTCCGCTGCGACGAAAAGAGTGTGCGCGACAACCTGGCCCTGCTGACCAGGAACAACGACGCGGTACGCATCTCCGGCGATCTGTTTTATGCCACGGCTGCCTTGGATGGCCTGCGGGAGAAACTGGTGGCGCTCCTGAAGGACAAGGGTGAAATCACCCCTCCCGAGTACCGCGATGTGACCGGCCTGTCGCGCAAGTTCCTGATCCCGCTCCTGGAACATTTCGACGGCGAGAAGGTGACCATCCGGGTGGGTGACAAGCGGATGCTGCGGAAGCGGTGA
- a CDS encoding response regulator transcription factor, with translation MDTDKPHIMLVEDEIHLARGICFNLEEEGCRVSHFESGEKALDALEMEHFDLVILDVMLPGKDGFEVCKAVRSLDARVPILMLTARSEDADRVSGLESGADDYLTKPFNLMEFLLRVKGMLRRSSWYRPDPVEEGYSFGDNEVYLLSYRARTAQGEIDLTEMEVRVLSLFFRKEGEIVPRSELLESVWGYSSDTETRTLDNFVMRLRRYFEPDPGKPVHFQTVRGVGYRFNRKR, from the coding sequence ATGGACACCGACAAGCCGCACATCATGCTGGTCGAGGACGAGATCCATCTGGCGCGGGGCATCTGTTTCAACCTCGAAGAAGAAGGCTGCCGCGTCAGTCATTTCGAGAGCGGCGAAAAGGCGCTGGACGCCCTCGAAATGGAGCACTTCGACCTGGTCATCCTGGATGTGATGCTGCCCGGCAAGGATGGCTTCGAAGTTTGCAAGGCCGTGCGCAGCCTGGATGCACGCGTGCCGATCCTGATGCTGACCGCGCGCTCCGAAGATGCCGACCGGGTCAGCGGCCTGGAAAGCGGTGCCGACGACTATCTCACCAAACCCTTCAACCTGATGGAGTTCCTGCTGAGGGTTAAAGGCATGCTGCGCCGCTCCTCCTGGTACCGCCCCGATCCGGTGGAAGAGGGCTACAGCTTCGGCGACAACGAAGTCTACCTGCTCTCCTACCGCGCCAGGACCGCGCAGGGGGAGATCGACCTGACCGAGATGGAGGTGCGTGTCCTGTCGTTGTTTTTCCGCAAGGAGGGGGAAATCGTTCCCCGCAGCGAACTGCTGGAATCGGTCTGGGGGTACAGCTCCGACACCGAAACGCGTACCCTTGACAATTTCGTCATGCGCCTGCGGCGCTATTTCGAGCCCGACCCGGGCAAGCCGGTTCACTTCCAGACCGTGCGCGGCGTCGGCTACCGCTTCAATCGCAAGCGTTAG
- a CDS encoding helicase C-terminal domain-containing protein encodes MNRYFTNDALLLMRHEIELAGGNEVFFIGRTNLDGIVCEVETIARGSKNAVPAILSRAVGGDVVIHNHPSGDLTPSAADMDIASVAGNQGIGCSIVDNGCTRCYQVVTPFMEKKGELLSLDEISRIFGAEGVLAVNLKGFEQRDEQMRMAFAVCEAFNRNRAILVEAGTGTGKSLAYLIPSILWAVRNNERVVISTNTINLQEQLIRKDLPFLSRHAQVEFKAALIKGRSNYACLRKLENAEAEPSLFPDESASELTAIIEWSKSAGDGCRSDLTFIPHAGTWEEVCCEADQCGRSRCKHFNRCFFYRARREASAARILVVNHALLLSDIVLRSETGYDATAILPPFTRLIFDEGHHLEDVATSHLSQVISRGGILKQLHRLVPAKAARAGLLTIVSNRLARDLPEAQEALYIELSGLLETHLLPKAHDLAARTDATMDWLALAVEQETGSAAGREQKLRITPAVEGKAFWQECRQRLHSLSDAVADYTSALRSLLRRCEALPEKLRERLSDQLVDIAGIEQRLQAVVEGFLFYTAGAEGFCRWIEVKRGSRGLQARLCAAPLDISGQVKQTILDRLKTIVVTSATLTVGGQFEYLKKRTGFGLLETARLDELQLASPFDYGSQVFVAVPDDMPEPTAPGFREALERRVLQAVTISRGGAFILFTSYDLLNKVYTALAPELARLGLTALKQGETGRHALLARFRKEHNAVLFGTDSFWEGVDVKGDALRLVIIARLPFQVPTEPVQQARAEQIQSLGGDPFRDFSIPQAVIKFRQGFGRLIRSRDDRGAVLILDRRVTTKGYGRTFLRSLPDTELVRGESGEVFRRMEGFFNQKSCATEDTEKGR; translated from the coding sequence ATGAATCGATATTTTACCAATGACGCCCTGCTGCTGATGCGCCACGAGATAGAACTGGCCGGCGGCAACGAAGTCTTCTTCATCGGCCGCACCAATCTGGACGGGATTGTCTGCGAAGTAGAGACCATTGCCCGCGGCAGCAAAAATGCGGTTCCGGCCATATTGTCCCGCGCCGTTGGCGGAGACGTGGTGATTCACAATCATCCCTCCGGCGACCTGACCCCTTCGGCAGCCGATATGGATATCGCCTCTGTGGCCGGCAATCAGGGCATCGGCTGCTCCATCGTGGATAACGGCTGCACGCGCTGCTACCAGGTGGTGACCCCTTTTATGGAGAAGAAGGGAGAGCTGCTTTCACTGGACGAGATCAGCCGGATCTTCGGTGCCGAGGGGGTACTGGCTGTCAATCTGAAGGGTTTCGAACAGCGCGACGAACAGATGCGCATGGCCTTTGCCGTGTGCGAAGCCTTCAACCGCAACCGCGCCATACTGGTTGAGGCCGGCACCGGTACCGGCAAATCCCTGGCCTACCTGATCCCGTCGATCCTCTGGGCAGTCCGCAACAACGAACGGGTGGTAATCTCCACCAACACCATCAATCTCCAGGAACAGCTGATCCGCAAGGACCTGCCCTTCCTGTCCCGCCACGCACAGGTCGAGTTCAAGGCGGCCCTGATCAAAGGGCGCAGCAATTACGCCTGCCTGCGCAAGCTCGAAAATGCCGAGGCCGAGCCGAGCCTGTTCCCGGATGAGTCCGCCTCGGAGCTGACCGCCATCATCGAGTGGAGCAAGAGTGCCGGAGACGGCTGCCGCAGCGACCTGACCTTCATCCCCCATGCCGGGACCTGGGAGGAGGTCTGTTGCGAAGCCGACCAGTGCGGGCGTTCACGCTGCAAACACTTCAACCGCTGCTTCTTCTACCGGGCACGGCGCGAAGCCTCGGCCGCCCGGATACTGGTCGTCAATCACGCCCTGCTGCTGTCGGACATCGTGCTGCGCAGCGAAACCGGCTACGACGCCACCGCCATCCTGCCACCCTTCACGCGCCTGATCTTCGACGAGGGACATCACCTGGAGGATGTAGCCACCAGCCATCTGTCGCAGGTGATCTCGCGCGGCGGCATCCTCAAGCAGTTGCACCGCTTGGTGCCGGCCAAGGCTGCCCGGGCCGGACTGCTGACGATCGTATCCAACCGCCTGGCGCGCGACCTGCCCGAGGCGCAGGAGGCACTTTATATCGAGCTTTCGGGGCTGTTGGAAACCCATCTGTTGCCCAAGGCACATGACCTGGCTGCCAGGACCGATGCGACCATGGACTGGCTGGCGCTGGCGGTCGAACAGGAAACCGGCAGCGCCGCGGGGAGGGAACAGAAGCTGCGCATCACGCCAGCGGTGGAAGGGAAAGCATTCTGGCAGGAATGCCGCCAGCGCCTGCACAGCCTCTCCGACGCCGTCGCGGATTACACCTCGGCCCTGCGCAGCCTGTTGCGGCGCTGCGAAGCACTTCCGGAAAAGCTGCGCGAACGCCTGTCCGACCAGCTCGTGGATATCGCCGGAATCGAACAGCGTCTGCAGGCCGTGGTGGAAGGGTTTCTATTTTATACCGCAGGGGCCGAAGGGTTTTGCCGCTGGATCGAAGTCAAGCGCGGCTCGCGCGGCCTGCAGGCAAGGCTGTGCGCTGCACCGCTGGACATCTCCGGACAGGTCAAGCAGACGATCCTGGACCGGCTCAAGACCATTGTTGTCACCTCGGCCACTCTGACGGTAGGGGGGCAATTCGAATACCTGAAAAAACGGACAGGTTTCGGACTTTTGGAAACCGCCCGCCTGGATGAGCTGCAGCTGGCCTCTCCCTTCGACTACGGCTCACAGGTGTTCGTGGCGGTGCCGGACGACATGCCCGAGCCGACCGCTCCCGGCTTCAGGGAGGCGCTGGAGCGGCGGGTTCTGCAGGCGGTGACCATTTCACGGGGGGGCGCCTTTATCCTGTTCACCTCTTATGACCTGCTGAACAAGGTCTATACGGCCCTGGCACCGGAACTGGCCCGGCTGGGGCTGACGGCGCTGAAGCAGGGTGAAACCGGTCGCCATGCGCTGCTGGCACGCTTCCGCAAGGAGCACAATGCAGTACTGTTCGGTACCGATTCGTTCTGGGAGGGTGTGGATGTGAAGGGGGATGCCCTGCGGCTGGTGATCATCGCCCGCCTGCCGTTCCAGGTGCCGACCGAGCCGGTCCAGCAGGCGCGGGCCGAGCAGATCCAGTCATTAGGAGGCGATCCCTTCCGGGACTTCTCGATACCCCAGGCAGTGATCAAATTCCGTCAGGGATTCGGCCGGCTGATCCGCAGCCGGGACGACCGGGGTGCGGTCCTGATTCTGGACCGGCGGGTGACCACCAAGGGCTATGGCAGGACTTTTCTGCGATCTCTGCCCGATACGGAGCTGGTCAGGGGTGAGTCCGGGGAGGTGTTCAGGCGGATGGAGGGGTTTTTCAACCAGAAATCGTGTGCCACAGAGGACACAGAGAAAGGCAGGTAG
- a CDS encoding glycine cleavage system protein R, whose amino-acid sequence MMQHLETAHYAVSVVGKDRPGIVAAIAEVLFRLGCNIADSSCTMLAGEFAMILIVSHPKPFSKTRLFEEIKPVCDGLGMSLAVRTLHADEIVRQEAAGEICLVSVYGADRPGIVYRVTHELAQRNVNIMDLSTKLVGSPAEPVYVMMLEAAVPSGQTPEDVEGLLESLKKELNVEIGVRTITPVTL is encoded by the coding sequence ATGATGCAACACCTTGAAACCGCTCACTATGCTGTTTCAGTAGTTGGCAAGGATCGGCCCGGCATTGTGGCTGCCATTGCCGAAGTGCTCTTTCGACTGGGCTGCAACATCGCCGATTCCAGCTGCACCATGCTGGCCGGTGAGTTCGCGATGATTCTGATCGTCTCCCACCCCAAGCCGTTCAGTAAAACACGCCTGTTCGAAGAAATCAAACCTGTCTGCGATGGTCTCGGCATGTCCCTGGCGGTACGCACGCTGCATGCCGATGAAATCGTGCGCCAGGAGGCTGCCGGCGAGATCTGCCTGGTGTCGGTCTACGGGGCCGACCGGCCCGGCATCGTGTACCGCGTCACCCACGAACTTGCCCAGCGCAACGTCAATATCATGGATCTTTCCACCAAACTGGTCGGCTCCCCGGCCGAACCTGTCTACGTAATGATGTTGGAGGCAGCCGTTCCTTCGGGCCAGACGCCGGAAGATGTGGAAGGGCTGCTGGAGAGCCTCAAAAAGGAGCTGAACGTGGAGATCGGCGTACGGACCATCACGCCGGTCACCCTCTGA
- a CDS encoding sensor histidine kinase KdpD produces the protein MKLLRKIIHPVMALIAIQLVWITLVIFWIYWFVGKHHEFRELAEKYHPELVGRSFNWLVMVEGLVMLAVILAGVYIIFVYWNRQSNLYAQQRTFISQVTHELKSPLASIQLHLETIRLRHPAEEKLDAFVSTMLADTERLHYLINNLLMAARLEQRRKPAERRLTDISTLVKEHVERERLNLPLGGSILMEAESGLKAMVDPEEIGMVLRNLFENAVLYSPESPDIMVRLVRSGKSLNLAVQDKGRGLEEKELKKVFEMFYRVHQPGENVRGTGLGLYIIDTIIRGYGGTVTVASNGPGTGSTFTITLPAV, from the coding sequence ATGAAGCTGCTGCGGAAAATAATCCATCCGGTCATGGCGCTGATCGCCATCCAGTTGGTCTGGATCACCCTGGTGATTTTCTGGATCTACTGGTTCGTCGGCAAACACCACGAATTCCGTGAACTGGCCGAAAAATACCATCCCGAGCTGGTGGGCAGGAGCTTCAATTGGCTGGTGATGGTCGAAGGGCTGGTCATGCTGGCGGTCATCCTGGCCGGCGTCTATATCATCTTCGTTTATTGGAACCGTCAGTCCAATCTCTATGCCCAGCAACGCACCTTCATCTCCCAGGTCACCCATGAGCTGAAATCCCCGCTGGCTTCGATCCAACTGCACCTGGAAACCATCCGGCTGCGCCACCCTGCCGAGGAAAAGCTGGATGCCTTTGTCTCCACCATGCTGGCTGACACCGAACGTCTGCACTACCTGATCAACAATCTGCTGATGGCCGCCCGCCTCGAGCAGCGCCGCAAACCGGCCGAGCGGCGCCTGACCGACATCAGCACCCTGGTAAAGGAACATGTCGAACGGGAGCGGTTGAATCTGCCGCTGGGGGGCAGTATTCTGATGGAAGCAGAGAGCGGTCTCAAGGCCATGGTCGACCCGGAGGAAATCGGCATGGTACTGCGCAACCTGTTCGAGAATGCCGTGCTGTACTCCCCGGAAAGCCCCGACATCATGGTGCGGCTGGTACGGAGCGGCAAATCCCTGAACCTGGCTGTCCAGGACAAGGGGCGCGGTCTTGAGGAAAAAGAATTGAAGAAGGTCTTCGAGATGTTCTACCGCGTGCATCAGCCGGGTGAAAACGTGCGCGGGACCGGCCTGGGACTGTACATCATCGATACCATCATCCGCGGCTACGGCGGAACGGTCACCGTTGCCAGCAACGGGCCCGGCACGGGCAGCACCTTTACGATCACGCTCCCTGCAGTGTAA
- a CDS encoding glycosyltransferase family 2 protein, which translates to MEPSGNPFIPTAIAAYFAKRAVSAPWHITEPPAGIFHGAVVIPSLAELQNLPRTLHSLAQNPPDLLERFLILVVVNQRGDASLEEQADNQTTLTTLPQWRQRYGLTNLCWVDAASPSCELPLKQGVGLARKIGLDLALSHLDYRDHDPLLVCLDADTLVQPDYLEAIVHHFAVATAGGACLPFRHQPAATPQGQAAIDRYELFLRVYVQGLELAGSPYAFHTVGSAMACRASAYAASGGMNRRLAGEDFYFLQQVHKTAGVAPLSGTVVHPSPRSSHRVPFGTGRAVGDMLAKGNEQMLFYRPELFGILEEWLGLARDYADEDGGGITQRAGRVAPHLGSFLEQAGFGAAWDNMKRNAPSRDRLLNAFHGWFDAFRTMRLMHHLTDCGSPRIAPEQAVAPLLARAGHGDPGTVAGQLELLRSVQGR; encoded by the coding sequence ATGGAACCTTCCGGTAATCCTTTTATTCCCACAGCCATCGCCGCCTACTTCGCCAAGCGCGCCGTATCCGCCCCCTGGCACATCACCGAACCCCCAGCCGGAATATTTCACGGCGCTGTGGTCATCCCCAGCCTGGCGGAATTGCAAAACCTGCCCCGCACCCTGCATTCGCTGGCTCAAAACCCGCCCGACCTGCTGGAGCGCTTCCTGATCCTGGTAGTGGTCAACCAGCGCGGCGACGCCTCTCTGGAAGAACAGGCCGACAACCAAACCACGCTGACCACGCTGCCGCAGTGGCGACAGCGGTACGGCCTGACAAACCTGTGCTGGGTCGATGCCGCCTCCCCCAGCTGCGAACTGCCCTTAAAGCAGGGGGTGGGGCTGGCACGCAAGATCGGGCTCGATCTGGCCCTGTCGCACCTGGACTATCGCGATCACGATCCGCTGCTGGTCTGCCTGGATGCCGACACGCTGGTGCAGCCCGACTATCTGGAGGCTATTGTCCACCACTTTGCCGTTGCAACTGCCGGCGGAGCCTGCCTTCCCTTTCGGCATCAACCGGCCGCAACGCCGCAGGGGCAGGCTGCCATCGACCGCTATGAGCTGTTCTTGCGGGTCTATGTGCAGGGACTGGAGCTGGCCGGCTCCCCCTATGCCTTTCATACCGTGGGGAGCGCCATGGCGTGCCGGGCTTCGGCTTATGCCGCAAGCGGCGGGATGAACCGGCGGCTGGCGGGTGAGGACTTCTACTTTCTGCAGCAGGTGCACAAGACCGCCGGTGTAGCCCCGCTCTCCGGCACGGTCGTGCACCCCTCGCCGCGCTCCTCGCACCGGGTCCCTTTCGGCACCGGCCGCGCGGTGGGGGACATGCTGGCCAAGGGCAATGAGCAGATGCTGTTCTATCGACCGGAGCTGTTCGGCATACTGGAGGAATGGCTTGGATTGGCTCGAGACTATGCGGATGAGGATGGCGGGGGGATAACGCAACGGGCGGGCCGGGTGGCGCCGCACCTGGGCAGTTTCCTGGAGCAGGCCGGTTTCGGCGCGGCCTGGGACAATATGAAGCGGAACGCTCCCAGTCGCGACAGGCTTCTGAATGCCTTTCACGGCTGGTTCGACGCTTTCCGTACCATGCGGTTGATGCATCACCTGACCGACTGCGGCAGCCCCCGCATCGCGCCCGAGCAGGCCGTGGCACCACTGCTGGCGCGGGCCGGACATGGAGATCCGGGAACCGTAGCCGGTCAGTTGGAACTGCTGCGTTCGGTGCAGGGGCGATAG
- a CDS encoding molybdopterin-dependent oxidoreductase: protein MKTTITRSVCPYDCPDTCGMLVEVNNGRAVRVSGDPDHPMTRGLLCPKMNNYQQTVHSPRRLTTPLLRTGTKGEGRFTPIGWDEAIERIGTRWQELLGAFGGECVLPYSYAGTMGLVQRNSGHAFFHKLGASRLERTICSPAKDAGWKQIMGDTPAMDPTEMAHSDLVILWGINAAATSIHAMRDAQKARHKGARLWVIDTYRTPTADAADEAFLVRPGCDGALALGMMHVIVREGWADHQFIDANVLGFETFEAEVLRECTPERMSAVCGLAPETIERLAREYTAAAAPFIRLGSGLTRYANGAMTVRTISCLPAVTGAWQRPGGGIFCSTSTGGAFPLYLVTREDFQKEPARMVSMNQLGAALNDLDDPRIMSLYVYHSNPAAIAPDQNAVIRGLSREDLFTVVHERFMTDTARYADIVLPATSSLEHPDLYRCYGGYHAQSCRAVIPAVGEAKSNWEVFGLLARSMGWDEPFFQLSAEEVIELLVDEVNTWRTAADNERLRRGEPVQLTPLSDPKRGWRTPSGRIEILNPREKEHLPRLLPTHAEGDRLPLRLQPATTPFALNSSFYEQEGLRDRQECMQLMMHPLDAEQREFADGAAVVAFNGLGEVEFSLKVTERVPAGTVVTEGVWWREFIPGERGVNALTSQRLTDGGRGSTLYDVAVDVRAA from the coding sequence ATGAAAACAACCATTACACGCTCCGTTTGCCCCTATGACTGCCCCGATACCTGCGGGATGTTGGTAGAAGTGAACAATGGTCGGGCGGTACGGGTGAGCGGAGATCCTGATCACCCCATGACCCGCGGCCTGCTCTGCCCCAAGATGAACAACTACCAGCAGACCGTGCACTCGCCCCGTCGTCTGACCACTCCACTGCTCAGAACCGGAACCAAGGGTGAAGGACGTTTCACGCCGATCGGCTGGGACGAGGCCATCGAGCGCATCGGCACGCGCTGGCAGGAGTTGCTCGGAGCCTTCGGTGGCGAATGCGTTCTACCATACTCTTACGCCGGTACGATGGGATTGGTGCAGCGCAACAGCGGCCATGCCTTTTTTCACAAGCTGGGCGCCTCGCGGCTGGAGCGCACCATTTGCTCCCCGGCCAAGGATGCGGGCTGGAAACAGATCATGGGTGATACGCCCGCCATGGATCCGACCGAGATGGCACACAGCGACCTGGTGATCCTGTGGGGCATCAACGCCGCTGCCACCAGCATCCATGCCATGCGGGACGCGCAGAAAGCACGTCATAAAGGCGCCCGGCTGTGGGTGATCGACACCTACCGCACACCCACCGCCGATGCCGCGGACGAGGCTTTTCTCGTCCGGCCCGGTTGTGACGGGGCGTTGGCGTTGGGGATGATGCACGTCATCGTGCGCGAGGGGTGGGCGGACCACCAGTTCATCGACGCAAACGTACTCGGCTTCGAGACCTTCGAGGCGGAAGTTCTGCGGGAGTGCACCCCTGAGCGGATGTCGGCCGTCTGCGGGCTTGCGCCCGAAACCATCGAGCGCCTGGCACGGGAATATACCGCTGCCGCGGCCCCCTTCATCCGGCTGGGGAGCGGCCTGACTCGCTATGCCAACGGCGCCATGACCGTGCGCACCATTTCCTGCCTGCCGGCTGTGACCGGTGCCTGGCAGCGGCCGGGTGGGGGCATTTTCTGCAGTACCTCCACCGGCGGAGCCTTTCCGCTGTATCTTGTCACACGGGAGGATTTCCAGAAGGAGCCCGCGCGCATGGTCAGCATGAATCAGCTGGGAGCAGCGCTCAACGATCTGGACGATCCGCGGATCATGTCGCTGTACGTGTACCACTCCAATCCGGCAGCCATTGCCCCGGACCAGAATGCCGTCATCCGCGGGCTGTCCCGCGAGGACCTGTTCACCGTGGTGCACGAACGTTTCATGACCGATACCGCCCGCTACGCCGACATCGTGCTGCCTGCCACCTCGTCGCTGGAGCACCCCGACCTGTACCGCTGCTACGGCGGGTACCACGCCCAGAGCTGCCGGGCAGTAATTCCTGCGGTGGGGGAGGCCAAAAGCAATTGGGAGGTGTTCGGACTGCTGGCCCGGAGCATGGGCTGGGATGAGCCGTTCTTTCAGTTGTCTGCGGAGGAAGTGATCGAACTGCTGGTGGACGAGGTCAACACCTGGCGGACTGCTGCCGACAACGAGCGTCTGCGCCGGGGCGAACCGGTGCAGTTGACGCCATTATCGGACCCGAAGCGGGGCTGGCGGACCCCCTCCGGCAGAATCGAAATCCTCAACCCGCGCGAGAAGGAGCATCTGCCGCGTCTGCTGCCGACCCATGCCGAAGGGGACCGGCTGCCGCTGCGCCTTCAGCCGGCTACCACCCCCTTTGCTCTTAACTCCTCCTTTTACGAGCAGGAGGGCCTGCGGGACCGGCAGGAATGCATGCAGCTGATGATGCATCCGCTGGATGCCGAGCAGCGGGAATTTGCCGATGGTGCTGCGGTCGTCGCATTCAACGGATTGGGGGAGGTGGAGTTCTCCCTGAAGGTTACCGAGCGCGTTCCCGCAGGAACAGTGGTCACCGAAGGGGTCTGGTGGCGGGAATTCATCCCCGGCGAGCGGGGAGTCAATGCCCTGACCTCCCAGCGCCTGACCGACGGCGGGCGGGGCAGTACCCTGTACGACGTGGCAGTGGATGTGAGAGCAGCCTAG
- the def gene encoding peptide deformylase: MPIQTILCYPHPVLKKICHEVGTIDRDIHTLVEDLLDTMHAGPGSVGVAAPQIGVTLRVCVVDVSGSRQGRENNHGLLRMINPVILSRQGAAVMREGCMSIPDYTGDVERATEITVRFTEPDGTVREVTATGFEAVAIQHEMDHLDGMLFLDRIVSVKTGLFRRKHYR, from the coding sequence ATGCCGATCCAAACCATCCTCTGCTATCCCCACCCGGTGCTGAAAAAGATCTGCCATGAGGTGGGCACCATTGACCGCGACATTCACACTCTGGTCGAGGACCTGTTGGACACCATGCACGCCGGCCCCGGTTCGGTCGGAGTGGCCGCACCGCAGATTGGGGTGACCCTTCGCGTCTGCGTGGTGGATGTCTCCGGCAGCCGCCAGGGGCGTGAAAACAATCACGGCCTGCTCCGCATGATCAATCCGGTCATCCTTTCCCGGCAGGGCGCAGCCGTCATGCGCGAAGGCTGCATGAGCATCCCCGATTACACCGGCGACGTCGAGCGGGCCACCGAGATCACCGTGCGTTTCACCGAGCCGGATGGAACGGTGCGGGAAGTCACCGCGACCGGTTTCGAAGCGGTGGCGATCCAGCACGAGATGGACCATCTGGACGGAATGCTGTTCCTGGACAGGATCGTAAGCGTGAAGACCGGGCTGTTCCGCAGAAAGCATTATCGCTAG